A stretch of DNA from Bremerella alba:
CGTGCCTAAGTGAGTCCGACGTGACCAAGATGGCCGAGTGCATTCGTACTGATCGCGACTGTTCGCAAATGTGCTGGACCGCAGCGGCCTACATGAGTCGCGGTTCACAGTTCATTCCAGAAATTTGTCGAATTTGCGCCGAGATCTGTGAAGCTTGCGCCGCTGAGTGCGAAAAGCATAATATGAGTCACTGCCAGGCATGTGCGAAAGCTTGCCGCAAGTGTGCCGAAGAATGCCACAAGATGACCGGCGTGCACGTTTAATTGCGAACGTCGACATCCCCTTTGAAAATCCTCCACCCCGAGTCCTTAAGTGCGTCTCGTCGCCTGGGATTTGCGGGGGTGGATGTACGCGCGAAGTACAGCATACCCTTGACACGAATCTATCAACCAAAGCCCTAGCCGCTGTGGTTAACCCCCGGGTGGCTTCGCGATTCATCTCTGGGTCAGCAACGCCGACAAGCGGCTAATGTAAGAACGCAACCTAATCACCAAGCCCCCATTTTATTCCGGCTGGGAACATGGTCCGCTCAGGTGAAGCCAGACGGCCTCTTACTTCGTATTCGTAGGCACCGCTGCCACGGGGCCGTGTGGTGCACCCCCTTCATAGATACTGAACTCGGCCCAGACCGGTAGATGGTCGGACACTTCCAGTCCTTCAGCCAACGTCAGATTGAACTGGCGGAGGAAGTCATACACGCCGTTGCGGCCGGTGTACTCGCTGGTGGCGCTTCGCTGCATGAAAAGGTTGTC
This window harbors:
- a CDS encoding four-helix bundle copper-binding protein; amino-acid sequence: MSQSKYAECIKACIECAHACEHCADSCLSESDVTKMAECIRTDRDCSQMCWTAAAYMSRGSQFIPEICRICAEICEACAAECEKHNMSHCQACAKACRKCAEECHKMTGVHV